From a region of the Latilactobacillus sakei genome:
- a CDS encoding amino acid permease: MGLGARLFRKESLERYLQQDQRLAKTLTAKDLIALGVGAVIGTGIFILPGTIAALHSGPAITLSFMIAAVVCAVAAMCYAEFSSALPVAGSAYSYGNIIFGELIGWLLGWALFLEYMLSVAAVSTGWSAYFVSFIEGFGVHIPKAITGSFNPAQGTYVNLFAVLIVLLISALLMTGTRSSTRINNLMVMIKIGVVLLFLVVGIFYVKSSNWQPFMPFGVSGVFKGASLVFFAYLGFDCVSASAAEVKNPQKNLPIGIIGTLVICTLLYILVAFVLTGMVSYRELNVANPVAFALQVVHQKWFAGLLSLGALAGMFTMMLTMTYSSSRLVYSIGRDGLLPKMLGKIEPRHQTPINSVCVVTVIIATLGGLVSLDQLTNLVNIGTLIAFFFMSIGVIPLRKRKDIPNKDGFKVPLYPWLPLLSGLLCLFMLFELPAVTWLAAGIWFILGLIIYFSYGLKHSRLND, encoded by the coding sequence ATGGGATTAGGGGCAAGATTATTCAGAAAAGAGTCACTTGAGCGTTATCTTCAACAAGATCAACGCTTAGCTAAAACATTAACGGCGAAGGATTTAATTGCGTTAGGCGTGGGGGCAGTCATTGGGACTGGGATTTTTATTTTACCCGGCACAATTGCCGCGTTGCACAGTGGGCCAGCCATTACGTTGTCATTTATGATTGCGGCGGTCGTTTGTGCAGTGGCCGCAATGTGTTACGCCGAATTTTCATCGGCATTACCAGTCGCGGGGAGTGCGTATTCTTACGGCAATATTATTTTTGGGGAACTGATTGGTTGGTTACTAGGTTGGGCATTATTCTTAGAATATATGTTGTCAGTCGCGGCCGTTTCAACCGGCTGGTCGGCGTACTTTGTCTCTTTTATTGAAGGTTTTGGGGTCCACATTCCTAAAGCAATCACAGGGTCATTTAATCCGGCCCAGGGGACTTATGTCAATCTGTTCGCCGTCTTAATTGTGCTTTTAATTTCAGCATTATTGATGACTGGGACGCGTTCGTCGACACGTATCAATAATTTGATGGTGATGATTAAAATCGGCGTTGTCTTACTATTCTTAGTCGTGGGAATTTTCTATGTGAAGTCGTCTAATTGGCAACCATTCATGCCATTTGGCGTTAGTGGGGTTTTCAAAGGGGCCTCATTAGTATTCTTCGCTTATTTAGGCTTTGATTGTGTCTCGGCTTCAGCAGCGGAAGTAAAAAATCCACAAAAGAATTTACCAATTGGGATTATTGGGACTTTAGTGATTTGTACGTTATTATATATTTTAGTTGCTTTTGTTTTGACTGGGATGGTGTCATATCGTGAATTAAACGTGGCTAACCCAGTCGCCTTTGCCTTACAAGTCGTGCACCAAAAATGGTTTGCAGGCTTATTATCACTTGGCGCTTTAGCCGGGATGTTCACGATGATGCTAACGATGACTTACAGTAGTTCGCGGTTAGTTTATTCAATTGGCCGGGATGGTTTATTACCCAAGATGCTCGGTAAAATTGAACCCCGTCACCAAACACCAATCAACAGTGTCTGTGTAGTGACCGTGATTATCGCGACACTAGGAGGGCTCGTTTCATTAGATCAATTAACAAATTTAGTGAATATTGGGACGCTGATTGCCTTTTTCTTCATGTCCATTGGGGTGATTCCATTGCGTAAAAGAAAGGATATTCCGAATAAAGATGGTTTCAAAGTACCGCTTTATCCTTGGCTACCACTATTATCCGGCTTACTTTGTTTATTCATGCTATTCGAATTACCAGCAGTTACTTGGTTGGCAGCCGGCATCTGGTTTATTTTAGGCTTAATTATTTATTTCAGCTACGGTTTAAAACACAGTCGGTTAAATGATTGA
- a CDS encoding YibE/F family protein — MKHKRLWLAFGGLLICMIGILATYHDATRYQQPLIQVTAVKTIQKTNTMDDYQNQDTEVQQKVTGRFLNTKHKGQTIQLQNTYSKSLADSYRYYQGQQVFLHHDQERHQWRLSEPKRDTVLVAVIVGTFSLLLVMMPKRGLMTILSVVVNLVFFIIALHFNAATGGRWLLPLMCGLAVVLTGLTLLLVLGPNRQMLVSFGATIGATFLALLLSVILLKISGDQGLHYETMDYELQPYKTVFLAEVVLGILGAVMDEATDISSSLQQLAFEQPNVTRGQLFHSGLAIGREIIGPLVNVLFFIVMAEAFPIILLYLRNGNTIAYTLSRTMTLGFTQTVISAIGITLAVPVTSLLASQLVEVCR; from the coding sequence GTGAAACATAAACGCTTATGGCTGGCGTTCGGGGGCTTGTTGATCTGCATGATTGGGATTTTAGCAACATACCATGACGCAACACGCTACCAACAACCGTTGATCCAAGTGACGGCTGTCAAAACGATTCAAAAAACAAACACAATGGATGATTACCAGAATCAAGATACCGAAGTCCAGCAAAAAGTAACGGGGCGGTTCTTGAATACCAAGCACAAAGGGCAGACAATTCAGCTGCAAAATACCTATTCTAAATCACTGGCTGATAGTTATCGGTATTATCAGGGCCAGCAAGTTTTCTTGCATCATGACCAAGAACGCCATCAATGGCGCTTAAGTGAACCTAAGCGTGATACAGTGCTGGTAGCTGTAATCGTGGGGACCTTTAGCTTATTACTTGTAATGATGCCTAAGCGGGGATTAATGACCATTTTGAGTGTTGTCGTGAACCTTGTGTTTTTCATCATCGCACTCCACTTTAACGCTGCTACTGGTGGTCGCTGGTTGTTGCCATTGATGTGTGGGCTTGCGGTAGTTTTAACTGGTCTGACGTTATTGTTGGTACTCGGACCGAATCGGCAAATGTTGGTGTCATTTGGCGCGACAATTGGGGCTACGTTCTTGGCATTATTATTGAGTGTTATCCTGTTAAAAATCAGTGGCGATCAAGGGTTACATTATGAAACAATGGATTATGAGCTCCAACCCTATAAGACGGTTTTCTTGGCGGAAGTGGTGCTAGGGATCTTAGGCGCTGTGATGGATGAGGCGACCGATATTTCATCGTCACTCCAACAGTTAGCTTTTGAACAACCAAATGTGACAAGAGGTCAACTCTTTCATTCAGGGTTAGCGATTGGTCGAGAGATTATTGGCCCACTCGTTAACGTCTTATTCTTCATTGTGATGGCCGAAGCTTTTCCGATTATTTTATTGTATTTGAGAAACGGGAACACAATTGCCTATACGTTATCGCGTACGATGACTTTGGGCTTCACACAAACGGTGATTAGCGCAATCGGCATTACCTTGGCTGTGCCGGTGACGAGCTTGTTAGCAAGCCAGTTAGTGGAGGTGTGTCGCTGA
- a CDS encoding YibE/F family protein translates to MLLTGVLLLLLILVCGWQGLTIFFSLGLNFVVIILALVLIAGGFNPLVVSGLLSLILLATSIFMNTKQPLTAKTAFVTSLLVVLALLVVIVPISHWAATYGFGAEDAEEIEGFGLAIGLSFPQVGMIMTVLASLGAIAETSIAVASGLVEILEYDEQMAPAPLFKAGIAIGEKIIATAFNTLFFSFFGSFLSLTIWFIQLGYPLAKILNHKILIGEILTLLIGVIGVIATVPITSWLVNRFRKSPITQTSLEKKVNSD, encoded by the coding sequence ATGTTATTAACGGGTGTTTTATTACTACTATTAATACTAGTCTGTGGTTGGCAAGGATTAACCATCTTTTTCAGTCTTGGGTTGAACTTCGTCGTTATCATTTTAGCGTTGGTCTTAATTGCTGGTGGCTTTAATCCCTTAGTGGTCAGTGGGCTGTTGAGTCTGATCTTGCTGGCGACATCGATCTTCATGAATACGAAGCAACCTTTAACGGCTAAGACAGCGTTTGTGACGTCGTTATTGGTTGTGTTGGCATTGTTAGTCGTTATCGTCCCAATCAGTCACTGGGCAGCAACCTATGGCTTTGGGGCGGAAGATGCTGAAGAGATTGAAGGCTTTGGTCTAGCAATTGGGTTATCATTTCCGCAAGTTGGAATGATTATGACGGTTTTAGCCAGTTTAGGTGCAATCGCAGAAACGAGTATTGCAGTTGCCAGCGGGTTGGTTGAAATTTTGGAATATGATGAACAGATGGCCCCGGCACCTTTGTTTAAAGCCGGCATCGCGATTGGTGAGAAAATTATTGCGACGGCCTTCAACACACTGTTCTTCAGTTTCTTCGGGAGCTTCCTATCATTAACGATTTGGTTCATCCAATTGGGGTATCCGCTCGCTAAAATATTAAATCATAAAATTTTAATTGGGGAGATATTAACGTTGCTAATCGGGGTAATTGGCGTAATAGCAACAGTTCCCATCACTAGTTGGTTGGTGAACCGCTTTAGAAAGTCACCAATAACACAAACATCACTTGAAAAAAAAGTCAATTCAGATTAG
- a CDS encoding peptidoglycan endopeptidase — translation MKKQKMTYLSSGIVGLAGLALMGIQANEAQAATTGTVNYADGATTVWTSPEVGQKPTRYLTNNQNVTIKNTKQVYGQTWYQLADNEWVAGEFVKTGATTPAATTAAPAAKDTITVNYKSGATTIWTNTTAAQPTGAYLTYGKTQNVIASKTANGVTWYQLENKGWVPSSYVVLNNPSLAGVTPITDAPAVTPVATTTATTTPAASTTTTTPAATTATSESAAQTSTTQPAPAASQSSTTPTAPAQQQSSVATSTSTSQATQVQTQTQTSQTSTSVAPVAQSASTQQSAPAQQQSSTQTQTQNTTNTASSSNTTATTPTQTPKAPAQTSGNAQTVINAALSQIGTPYVWGGSTPGVGLDCSGLVQYAYSRAGVSLGRITTAQEGAGQRVSLNSLQPGDIIFWGGAGASYHDAIYIGGGQYVHAPQPGESVKIGTISSYFMPSFAVRVF, via the coding sequence ATGAAAAAACAAAAAATGACTTATTTATCATCTGGTATCGTTGGTTTAGCTGGTCTTGCATTAATGGGTATCCAAGCTAATGAAGCTCAAGCTGCTACTACAGGGACAGTTAACTACGCAGACGGTGCTACAACTGTTTGGACAAGTCCTGAAGTTGGTCAAAAACCTACACGTTACTTAACAAACAACCAAAACGTTACAATCAAAAATACAAAACAAGTTTACGGTCAAACATGGTATCAATTAGCTGATAACGAATGGGTTGCCGGCGAATTTGTCAAAACAGGTGCAACAACACCAGCAGCTACAACTGCTGCTCCTGCTGCTAAAGACACGATCACAGTTAACTACAAGTCTGGTGCAACAACAATCTGGACAAACACAACTGCTGCTCAACCAACTGGCGCTTACTTAACTTATGGTAAGACACAAAACGTCATTGCTTCTAAAACAGCTAACGGCGTTACATGGTATCAATTAGAAAACAAAGGTTGGGTGCCTTCTAGCTACGTTGTTTTAAACAACCCTAGCTTAGCCGGCGTCACACCGATTACTGATGCCCCAGCTGTTACACCAGTTGCAACAACAACTGCTACAACAACACCAGCAGCTTCAACAACTACGACAACACCTGCTGCTACAACTGCAACTTCTGAATCAGCTGCTCAAACATCAACAACCCAACCAGCACCTGCTGCTTCACAATCATCAACAACACCTACTGCACCTGCTCAACAACAATCATCAGTTGCAACTTCAACATCAACAAGCCAAGCAACTCAAGTGCAAACACAAACGCAAACATCACAAACTAGCACTTCAGTAGCACCTGTTGCACAATCAGCTTCAACACAACAAAGTGCTCCTGCTCAACAACAATCATCAACTCAAACACAAACTCAAAATACAACAAACACAGCTTCAAGTTCTAATACAACAGCAACAACACCTACCCAAACACCAAAAGCACCTGCTCAAACAAGCGGTAATGCTCAAACAGTTATCAATGCAGCATTGTCACAAATTGGTACACCTTATGTATGGGGCGGCTCAACACCTGGTGTTGGTCTTGACTGTTCTGGTTTAGTACAATATGCATACTCACGTGCTGGCGTTTCATTGGGCCGTATCACAACTGCTCAAGAAGGTGCTGGTCAACGCGTATCACTTAACAGCTTACAACCTGGCGATATCATTTTCTGGGGTGGCGCTGGTGCATCATACCATGATGCTATCTACATCGGTGGTGGCCAATACGTTCACGCACCACAACCTGGCGAATCAGTTAAGATTGGTACAATCTCAAGTTACTTCATGCCTTCATTCGCAGTACGCGTATTCTAA
- a CDS encoding dipeptidase has protein sequence MESACTTILVGKKASLDGSTMIARNDDTFMPLTPQRFYMNPAVKGRKGEKIKSWLNGFEATLPEDGYRWPAVPNVDYKNKGYYDESSINEVNVAMSCTESTYGNEKSLAYDPLVKDGLDEDCMQAMVAPYINSAREGVSYLGNLIKQYGSPAGNSVLFSDHDEVWYMEIVTGHLWLAQRIPDDGYAVAANQVAIQQVDFNDTDNFMWAEGIQEYVEKHHLNPDKTGWNFRHIFGTMNEKDRHYNTPRVWYAHHLFDAEFDMSPESADLPFIRKIEHKISVEDIEMLLGSHYNETEFDPMGHGADADKYRYRPIGLNRTQNAHILQLRNDVPKEQAAIMWITLGMPTYTPFIPFFTNANDTDPSFSETPMKWDINSAYWMYRTISVLVEGHYSQHIQGNVDYLTSCKQELRTMVDNIEEAAKNYQGEALTKYLTEQNYLIVKTMKDKAMGMIGELVMSGINLSKLTFNMDRNL, from the coding sequence ATGGAATCAGCTTGTACAACAATTTTAGTTGGTAAAAAAGCATCACTTGACGGCTCAACAATGATTGCCCGTAATGATGATACTTTTATGCCTTTAACCCCCCAACGGTTTTATATGAATCCGGCAGTAAAAGGCCGTAAGGGTGAAAAAATTAAATCTTGGTTGAACGGTTTTGAAGCAACTTTACCAGAAGATGGTTATCGCTGGCCAGCGGTTCCTAATGTGGATTACAAGAACAAAGGTTATTATGACGAAAGCAGTATTAATGAAGTTAACGTTGCGATGAGTTGTACTGAAAGTACATATGGTAACGAAAAGTCATTGGCCTATGATCCATTGGTTAAAGATGGTTTAGACGAAGATTGTATGCAAGCAATGGTTGCGCCTTACATTAACTCAGCACGTGAAGGGGTTAGCTACCTTGGTAATTTGATCAAACAATATGGTTCACCTGCAGGCAATAGTGTCTTGTTCAGTGATCATGATGAAGTGTGGTATATGGAAATTGTTACTGGCCATCTCTGGTTAGCACAACGGATTCCAGATGATGGGTACGCTGTAGCCGCAAACCAAGTTGCTATTCAACAAGTTGATTTTAACGATACTGATAACTTTATGTGGGCGGAAGGTATTCAAGAATATGTTGAAAAACATCACTTGAATCCAGATAAGACGGGTTGGAACTTCCGTCATATCTTCGGCACAATGAACGAAAAAGATCGCCACTACAACACACCGCGTGTCTGGTATGCACATCACTTATTTGATGCTGAATTTGACATGTCACCGGAATCAGCTGATTTACCTTTTATTCGCAAAATTGAACACAAGATTAGTGTTGAAGATATCGAAATGTTACTTGGCTCACACTATAACGAAACAGAATTCGATCCAATGGGCCACGGCGCTGATGCTGACAAGTATCGCTATCGTCCCATTGGTTTAAACAGAACGCAAAATGCGCATATCTTACAATTGCGCAATGACGTCCCTAAAGAACAAGCAGCGATCATGTGGATTACTTTAGGCATGCCAACTTACACACCATTCATTCCATTCTTTACGAATGCCAATGACACGGATCCTAGTTTCAGCGAAACACCAATGAAGTGGGATATTAATAGTGCTTATTGGATGTATCGGACCATCTCAGTCTTGGTTGAAGGCCACTACAGTCAACATATTCAAGGCAACGTTGATTATCTAACGAGTTGTAAACAAGAATTACGGACAATGGTAGACAATATTGAAGAAGCGGCTAAAAACTATCAAGGCGAAGCCCTTACAAAATATTTAACGGAACAAAATTATTTAATTGTTAAAACCATGAAAGATAAAGCAATGGGGATGATTGGGGAACTCGTCATGTCAGGAATTAATTTATCTAAATTGACATTTAATATGGATCGCAATCTCTAA
- a CDS encoding HTH domain-containing protein encodes MSSKITGKYSEDWEVITHLSLIYRWVISNLSDFVSGESLNYKVSFDQFLIMYEIATNDDLTGSKLAKTMSVSRSAISRQCRLLKENGYVVEEHLQSDQRVKFLSLTKQGQDVLDRLVSRYVQKYQEIETQMGREKIDGLIQFIDQFYLDVIEPSDYHDNKMGRSFLEKVQQIQSDDQIAK; translated from the coding sequence ATGTCATCAAAGATTACGGGGAAATATTCTGAAGACTGGGAAGTTATCACCCATCTATCACTCATTTATCGTTGGGTTATCAGCAATCTTAGCGATTTTGTTAGTGGGGAAAGTTTGAATTATAAAGTATCATTTGATCAATTCTTGATTATGTATGAAATCGCCACTAACGACGATTTAACGGGTAGCAAATTAGCTAAAACAATGAGTGTTAGTCGTTCTGCAATCTCACGTCAATGTCGCTTACTTAAAGAAAACGGCTACGTGGTTGAAGAACATTTACAATCAGATCAACGGGTTAAATTCTTGAGTTTAACTAAACAAGGACAAGATGTTTTAGATCGCTTAGTTAGTCGTTATGTACAAAAGTATCAAGAAATCGAAACACAAATGGGTCGGGAAAAAATCGATGGCTTAATTCAATTTATCGACCAATTCTATTTAGACGTTATTGAACCTAGTGATTACCACGATAATAAAATGGGCCGTTCATTCTTAGAAAAAGTCCAACAAATCCAATCAGACGACCAAATTGCCAAATAA
- a CDS encoding acetate kinase (Enables the production of acetyl-CoA by phosphorylating acetate in the presence of ATP and a divalent cation) yields the protein MEKILAINAGSSTLKWQLFEMPSETVIAKGMIDRLGLSDSVFTAKYGDNQKFKEVQDVTTHEMAATLLLTRLKELGIVSHLDEITGVGHRVVGGGEAFSDSMVINPVALDEINRLAEYAPLHNPTQAYYIKIFTTLLPGVPQVAVFDTSFYSTLAPENYLYSIPQEYYQKYGARKYGAHGTSHRYVAHRAAEILETPLESQKMITLHLGSGASITAVQDGHAVDTSMGFTPLAGITMGTRSGDIDVSLVAFLAKKLEITMPEMIDILNHKSGLLGISELSPDMRDLEETADTRPQSALALSIFVNRVVKYVGSYVALMNGIDTLVFTAGSGENGSELRADICKHLACFGVKLDEEKNNVRSQERIISADDSKVKVLIVPTNEELMIARDVMRLK from the coding sequence ATGGAAAAAATTCTAGCAATTAACGCGGGCAGCTCAACACTAAAATGGCAATTATTTGAAATGCCCAGTGAAACAGTTATCGCCAAAGGGATGATCGATCGCTTAGGTTTATCTGATTCGGTGTTTACCGCTAAATATGGTGACAATCAAAAATTTAAAGAAGTCCAAGATGTGACCACTCACGAAATGGCAGCAACGCTTTTACTGACACGCTTAAAGGAATTAGGGATTGTCAGTCATTTGGATGAAATTACCGGTGTGGGCCACCGAGTAGTTGGGGGCGGTGAAGCGTTCAGCGATTCAATGGTTATCAATCCGGTGGCATTGGACGAGATTAATCGCCTGGCAGAATATGCGCCATTGCATAACCCCACACAAGCTTATTACATCAAGATCTTTACGACCTTGCTACCGGGTGTGCCACAAGTAGCGGTTTTTGACACCTCTTTTTACAGTACCTTGGCACCCGAAAACTATTTATACAGTATTCCGCAAGAATATTACCAAAAATATGGCGCAAGAAAATATGGCGCTCATGGGACCAGTCATCGTTACGTTGCCCATCGTGCTGCTGAAATTTTAGAAACGCCGTTAGAATCACAAAAAATGATCACCCTTCATTTGGGGAGTGGCGCTTCAATTACCGCGGTCCAAGATGGTCATGCCGTTGACACTTCAATGGGCTTCACACCACTGGCTGGGATTACAATGGGCACACGTTCTGGCGATATTGATGTTTCTTTAGTTGCTTTCTTAGCAAAGAAATTAGAGATCACAATGCCCGAAATGATTGACATTTTAAATCACAAATCAGGCTTGTTAGGTATTTCAGAACTTTCACCAGATATGCGTGATTTGGAAGAAACCGCCGATACACGGCCACAATCAGCATTGGCGTTATCAATCTTTGTCAACCGCGTTGTTAAATATGTCGGCTCATACGTTGCTTTAATGAACGGCATTGATACGCTAGTTTTCACTGCTGGTAGTGGTGAAAACGGGAGTGAATTACGGGCAGATATTTGTAAACATCTTGCTTGTTTTGGTGTAAAATTGGACGAAGAGAAAAATAATGTCCGCAGCCAAGAACGGATTATTAGTGCTGATGATTCGAAGGTCAAAGTTTTAATTGTCCCAACGAATGAAGAATTAATGATTGCCAGAGATGTCATGCGGTTAAAATAA
- a CDS encoding ribose uptake protein RbsU: protein MNAVNILIGLMPMIGWGIFPVIVGKIGGKPASQILGTTFGTLILAIVVAIFRGTPIPETKTFIFCLISGACWALAQIITFHVFETMGVSRTMPITTGFQLVGASLWGVFVLGNWSSSQSKLIGFTAIALIIIGVYLTAWSEDKSSASKSGAVKGILLLLVGELGYLGYSAFPQAVSADGFQGFLPQAIGMTIVGIIFGLTQTKKDYKPFKEATSYKNIFSGFFFAFAALTYLISAQPSVNGLATGFVLSQTSVIFATIGGIYILKEKKSKKEMIAVMVGLLLVLVAGSVTAFIK from the coding sequence ATGAACGCTGTAAATATCTTAATCGGCTTAATGCCGATGATTGGCTGGGGGATTTTCCCAGTGATTGTTGGTAAAATTGGTGGTAAACCAGCGAGTCAAATCCTGGGGACCACTTTTGGGACATTAATTCTAGCAATTGTCGTTGCCATTTTCCGTGGGACACCAATTCCTGAAACCAAAACTTTCATTTTCTGTTTGATTTCAGGTGCATGTTGGGCACTGGCACAAATTATTACTTTCCACGTTTTCGAAACAATGGGTGTTTCTAGAACAATGCCGATCACAACTGGCTTTCAATTAGTTGGGGCATCTTTGTGGGGAGTCTTCGTTCTAGGTAACTGGTCAAGTTCACAATCAAAATTAATCGGTTTTACAGCGATTGCATTAATTATCATCGGCGTTTATCTCACCGCTTGGAGCGAAGATAAATCAAGTGCTAGCAAGAGTGGTGCGGTTAAGGGCATCTTGTTGTTATTAGTCGGTGAATTAGGCTACTTAGGTTATTCAGCCTTTCCACAAGCAGTTAGCGCTGATGGTTTCCAAGGCTTCTTACCACAAGCTATTGGGATGACAATTGTCGGCATTATCTTCGGCTTAACCCAAACTAAAAAAGATTATAAACCATTTAAAGAAGCAACTTCATATAAGAACATCTTCAGTGGGTTCTTCTTCGCTTTTGCGGCATTAACTTACTTGATTTCAGCACAACCATCTGTCAACGGTTTAGCAACTGGGTTCGTTCTATCACAAACCAGTGTTATCTTTGCGACAATTGGTGGGATTTACATCTTAAAAGAAAAGAAATCAAAAAAAGAAATGATCGCCGTAATGGTTGGTTTATTATTAGTCTTGGTGGCAGGTTCTGTCACAGCATTTATTAAATAA
- a CDS encoding D-ribose pyranase: MRKTKVINTQISSVISDMGHFDTLSIGDAGMPVPAGTKKIDVAIENGVPSFIQVLTNILSELEVQKVYLANEIKTANPEQLAAIKALIGETPIEFIDHSQMKQDLNKAKAFVRTGEMTPYSNIILESGVVF, from the coding sequence ATGAGAAAAACTAAGGTGATTAACACACAAATTTCGAGCGTTATTTCAGATATGGGACATTTCGATACATTAAGTATTGGGGATGCTGGTATGCCAGTACCAGCTGGTACGAAGAAGATTGATGTGGCCATTGAAAATGGTGTACCGAGTTTTATCCAAGTTTTAACAAATATCTTAAGTGAATTAGAAGTGCAAAAAGTTTACTTAGCAAATGAAATTAAAACAGCAAATCCAGAACAATTAGCGGCGATTAAAGCTTTAATTGGGGAGACACCAATCGAATTTATTGATCATTCACAAATGAAACAAGACTTAAATAAGGCCAAAGCATTTGTCAGAACAGGTGAAATGACACCTTATTCCAACATTATTTTAGAAAGTGGCGTTGTCTTTTAA
- the rbsK gene encoding ribokinase yields the protein MKKVIVLGSTNVDTILNVQRFPQPGETLAMDGRAVAGGGKGANQAIAAVRSGAQTAFISKVGKEGAADFMIDTFKKDGMNVDHVRCSETAGTGQAYIMVDAQGQNSILIYGGANQDVTVEDIHEAEAAIKEADRIVAQFEVPIPAIIEAFKIARANGVQTILNPAPAIKNIPAELLAVTDMIVPNETEAEIITGIKVTDEASMQANAEAMFKLGIKVVIITVGSKGSFYATPTATGFVPAFKVNAVDTTAAGDTFIGALSTKLELDYSNIEAAMTYANKASSIAVQTKGAQNSIPYEKDIQL from the coding sequence ATGAAAAAAGTAATCGTATTAGGTTCAACCAATGTCGACACAATTTTAAACGTTCAACGTTTTCCACAACCTGGCGAAACGTTAGCAATGGATGGCCGCGCAGTTGCTGGTGGCGGTAAAGGTGCTAACCAAGCAATCGCAGCTGTTCGTTCAGGTGCCCAAACAGCTTTCATTAGTAAGGTTGGTAAAGAAGGTGCCGCTGATTTCATGATCGACACGTTCAAAAAAGACGGGATGAACGTTGATCACGTGCGCTGTTCAGAAACAGCTGGGACAGGCCAAGCTTATATCATGGTTGATGCTCAAGGTCAAAACAGCATCTTAATTTACGGTGGTGCTAACCAAGACGTGACTGTTGAAGATATTCACGAAGCAGAAGCAGCGATTAAAGAAGCTGACAGAATTGTGGCGCAATTCGAAGTGCCAATTCCTGCCATCATTGAAGCTTTCAAGATTGCCCGTGCAAACGGCGTTCAAACAATTTTGAACCCAGCACCTGCCATCAAGAATATTCCAGCCGAATTATTAGCAGTGACGGACATGATTGTCCCTAACGAAACTGAAGCCGAAATTATCACTGGCATTAAAGTGACTGACGAAGCTTCAATGCAAGCCAACGCTGAAGCAATGTTCAAATTAGGTATCAAAGTGGTCATTATCACGGTTGGTTCTAAAGGGTCATTCTATGCAACACCAACTGCAACTGGTTTTGTCCCTGCCTTTAAGGTTAACGCAGTGGATACAACAGCTGCTGGTGATACTTTCATCGGTGCGTTAAGTACAAAACTTGAATTGGATTACAGCAATATCGAAGCTGCGATGACTTATGCCAATAAGGCGTCATCAATTGCCGTGCAAACTAAAGGTGCACAAAATTCAATTCCATACGAAAAGGATATTCAGTTATAA